From the genome of Bombus fervidus isolate BK054 chromosome 19, iyBomFerv1, whole genome shotgun sequence, one region includes:
- the LOC139996810 gene encoding aldehyde dehydrogenase 1A1: MSRKIPDIKYTQLFINNEFMDSVSRKKFPTINPADGTVIADISEGDKADVDKAVAAACQAFSRGSDWRNMDPSVRGKLMNKFADLITRDLEYIATLEALDNGKTYSNAVFDIEASIDTIRYYAGWCDKIFGDTIPADGNLVSLTRKEPIGVVGQIIPWNYPFLMLAWKWGPALATGCTIVLKPAEQTPLSALYAAALAKEAGFPPGVINVITGYGPTAGAAIAEHPGIQKVAFTGSTEVGRLIMAASAKSNLKRVSLELGGKSPLVIFDDVDIEKAAEIAYNAIFANHGQNCCAGSRTFVHTKIYDQFVAYARQLALKTKVGDPFDAETQQGPQIDQEMFDKVLGLIKSGKEEGAVLEVGGERHGNVGYFIKPTVFSNVTDNMRIAKEEIFGPVQSILKFETMDEVIERANNTNYGLAAGVLSKDIDKALTFAQAVQAGSVWVNCYDAITPQTPFGGFKQSGIGRELGAEGLKEYLETKTVSIKVPKQKICLTI, encoded by the exons ATGAGTCGTAAAATACCGGATATTAAATATACTCAG ttatttataaataatgaatttatgGATTCAGTGAGTCGTAAAAAATTTCCTACTATAAATCCAGCAGACGGTACTGTTATTGCAGATATCTCTGAAGGTGATAAG GCAGATGTAGATAAGGCGGTTGCAGCTGCATGTCAGGCATTTAGTAGAGGATCAGATTGGCGAAATATGGATCCATCTGTTCGTGGAAAACTTATGAACAAa TTTGCAGATCTTATTACAAGAGATTTGGAATATATTGCCACTCTTGAAGCCTTGGATAATGGAAAAACATATTCAAATGCAGTTTTTGATATAGAAGCCAGCATAGATACAATTCGTTATTATGCTGGATGGTGTGATAAGATTTTTGGAGACACTATTCCAGCAG atGGAAATCTTGTTTCGCTTACACGCAAGGAACCAATTGGTGTAGTAGGTCAAATTATCCCTTGGAATTATCCTTTTCTTATGTTGGCATGGAAATGGGGTCCAGCATTGGCTACTGGATGTACTATTGTTTTGAAGCCAGCCGAACAAACTCCTTTAAGTGCCCTTTATGCTGCAGCACTTGCTAAAGAGGCTGGATTTCCACCTGGTGTTATAAATGTTATTACTGGTTATGGTCCAACAGCTGGTGCAGCTATTGCCGAACATCCAGGAATTCAAAAAGTTGCATTCACTGGGTCTACAGAG GTTGGTCGTCTGATAATGGCAGCTTCTGCTAAGAGTAATCTTAAACGTGTTTCTCTCGAACTAGGTGGCAAAAGTCCATTGGTTATTTTTGATGATGTTGACA TCGAGAAAGCAGCTGAAATTGCTTATAATGCAATATTTGCGAATCATGGACAAAATTGTTGTGCCGGTTCACGTACTTTCGTACATACTAAAATTTATGATCAATTTGTTGCTTACGCTAGACAATTAGCGTTAAAAACAAAAGTCGGTGATCCTTTTGATGCTGAAACTCAACAGGGACCGCAAATTGATCAAGAAATGTTTGATAAAGTTTTAGGTTTAATTAAATCaggaaaggaagaaggagCTGTATTAGAAGTTGGTGGAGAACGTCACGGCAATGTTGGTTATTTTATTAag ccTACCGTTTTTTCAAATGTGACTGACAATATGAGAATtgcaaaagaagaaatatttggaCCTGTTCaatctattttaaaatttgaaacaatggATGAAGTTATCGAACGTGCAAACAATACAAATTATGGCCTTGCTGCTGGTGTTCTTAGTAAAGATATCGATAAAGCTTTGACGTTTGCACAAGCAGTACAAGCTGGAAGTGTTTG GGTAAATTGTTACGATGCTATCACACCTCAAACTCCGTTTGGAGGATTCAAACAGTCGGGAATAGGTCGTGAGCT TGGTGCAGAAGGGTTAAAAGAGTATCTTGAGACTAAGACAGTATCTATTAAAGTGCcaaaac AAAAAATCTGTTTGACTATCTAA
- the Ndufb2 gene encoding NADH dehydrogenase (ubiquinone) 1 beta subcomplex, 2, 8kDa, which yields MLLSRGLSTLKNIYELNGRKQTRVNLEQIRKCWAYRTVTEPKTSWVITAHCVGGVVWWWVFWNAWHDYDHITGHFPDIRPIEWSDEELGIPPDD from the exons ATGTTGCTGTCGCGTGGTCTATCAACTTTGAAAAACATATATGAATTAAATGGAAGAAAACAGACTAGAGTGAATTTAGAACAGATTCGTAAAtg ttgGGCCTATCGTACGGTGACTGAACCTAAAACATCATGGGTAATAACGGCTCATTGCGTTGGTGGAGTAGTATGGTGGTGGGTCTTTTGGAACGCGTGGCATGATTACGATCATATTACt GGTCACTTCCCTGATATACGTCCAATAGAGTGGTCTGACGAAGAATTGGGAATTCCACCAGATGATTAG
- the Tektin-a gene encoding tektin A — MNTEQDSTKLDEVQDTPCPRIDYTKKSDGPPLYFPQPGDELPAQPEERMEAIGPWATGRVNFTPQDGLTGVRPVVDRYSVTSFGAPQWRAHNQKFFKQSDEKIQEAQLAINNAQRCVERSYKEADKIQLKSTDNLKYRANEVYRWKTELEHLILDITKEIELLEAEHRRVKHSLSLLTVPESIAGEFLQLRSKRLESDLIRDEVEEELSKEVALCSEIRDLLCRTREHIEMQLIELKAAKVRMEMDWTDKTDAYDIDSRNIQLKNDSPIILWKLGATRFSAGQSTPSSYEHYTRESLTDAEAAKQRSVNLRFNLDSTYKNSIKNLRDQATRVDLVLGQKIKLTEDIRLQLEKELLRCLHELANTEKSIEELRHSTRGLDCVMKVAQTRLANRLQRRNVESCRDTSQFALVEEVKLLNERTSAMLAELKRAEDTQAGLVKARSDLEREIIVKRKTLYIDKQRGQMLRSFYPSTI, encoded by the exons ATGAATACTGAACAAGATTCAACTAAATTGGACGAAGTCCAGGATACg CCTTGTCCAAGGATAGATTATACTAAAAAAAGCGACGGACCACCTCTTTATTTTCCTCAACCAGGAGATGAACTTCCGGCGCAACCAGAAGAACGAATGGAAGCGATTGGTCCATGGGCAACCGGTCGTGTAAATTTTACACCTCAAGATGGTTTAACGGGAGTTAGACCAGTTGTTGATCGATATTCCGTAACTAGCTTTGGAGCACCTCAATGGAGAGCTCATaatcagaaattttttaaacagtcggatgaaaaaattcaagaagCACA ACTTGCTATAAATAATGCACAACGATGTGTCGAAAGATCGTATAAAGAAGCAGATAAGATACAGTTGAAATCGacagataatttaaaatatcgtgCAAACGAAGTATATCGTTGGAAAACTGAATTAGAGCATTTAATACTTGATATCACGAAAGAGATAGAATTATTGGAAGCTGAACATCGACGAGTAAAGCATTCTTTGTCACTCCTTACAGTTCCAGAATCTATCGCTGGCGAATTCCTACAATTACGATCAAAACGACTAGAGTCTGACCTTATTAGAGATGAAGTAGAGGAAGAGCTTAGCAAa GAGGTAGCACTTTGCTCAGAAATACGCGATTTACTTTGTAGAACTCGGgaacatatagaaatgcaaTTAATCGAATTAAAGGCTGCAAAAGTAAGAATGGAAATGGATTGGACTGATAAAACTGATGCTTATGACATTGATTCTCGCAATATACAATTGAAAAATGATTCTCCCATTATCTTGTGGAAACTTGGAGCTACAAGATTTTCAGCAGG ACAATCGACACCCTCGAGTTATGAACATTACACACGAGAAAGTTTAACTGATGCAGAAGCAGCCAAGCAGAGATCTGTAAATTTAAGATTTAATTTAGATTCTACATATAagaattctattaaaaatctaCGAGATCAAGCGACTCGCGTAGATCTGGTTTTAGGTCAAAAGATTAAACTTACTGAGGATATTCGTTTACAATTAGAAAAAGAACTACTTCGC tgTCTACACGAACTTGCAAATACTGAAAAATCTATAGAAGAGCTTCGTCATTCAACAAGAGGATTGGATTGCGTGATGAAAGTAGCGCAAACAAGATTAGCAAATAGGTTACAACGACGTAATGTAGAAAGTTGCCGTGATACTTCCCAATTTGC TTTGGTGGAAGAAGTGAAGTTACTTAATGAACGCACATCAGCTATGTTAGCGGAATTAAAACGAGCCGAAGATACGCAGGCAGGTTTGGTAAAAGCGAGAAGTGATCTTGAACGagaaataatcgtaaaacgTAAAACACTGTACATAGATAAACAACGTGGGCAGATGTTACGCTCATTTTATCCTTCgactatttaa
- the Prtp gene encoding thioredoxin domain-containing protein pretaporter, with translation MSANSSNFIMLKKQILLFIFMLSQVNSEQEDHIHTTMQYTKDNFSTEIQKKNHFIMFYAPWCGHCQRLEPTWEQLAKMSNLEDKNIKIAKVDCTIDNSLCTEHAVTGYPTLKFFKAGEAKGTKFRGTRDLSSLISFLTVQLGISLESEDETPTPPEPVNGLLELTEDTFDKHVSTGYHFVKFYAPWCGHCQKLAPTWEELANSLRNDNYVSISKVDCTQHRSVCGQFDIKGYPTLLWIEDGKKVDKYAGQRTHEELKVYVSKMLEKGNDQANIETENLDSTIHTVLTLTGESFKHGVENGISFVKFFAPWCGHCKRLAPIWKDLGKKFLTNDNVKIAKVDCTLDVSKELCNEQEVDGFPTLYLYRDGLKVSEYNGARNLGDLTEFVLNYIQPHDEL, from the exons ATGAGTGCGAAttcatcgaattttattatgttaaaAAAGCAAatccttttatttatatttatgctgAGTCAAGTTAACAGTGAACAAGAAGATCATATACATACTACTATGCAATATACTAAAGATAATTTTTCAACAGAAATTCagaagaaaaatcattttatcatGTTTTATGCTCCTTG gTGCGGTCACTGTCAAAGACTGGAACCTACATGGGAACAATTAGCTAAAATGTCAAACTTAGAggataagaatataaaaattgctaAAGTAGATTGTACTATAGATAATAGTTTATGCACAGAACATGCTGTTACTGGTTATCCTAC attaaaattttttaaagctGGAGAAGCCAAAGGTACTAAGTTCAGAGGTACAAGGGATTTGTCatctttaatatcttttcttaCTGTTCAGCTGGGTATATCCTTGGAA AGTGAAGATGAGACACCAACACCTCCTGAACCAGTAAATGGTTTATTGGAATTAACAGAGGATACTTTCGATAAGCATGTATCTACTGGCtatcattttgtaaaattctatgCACCTTGGTGTGGCCACTGCCAAAAATTAGCTCCTACCTGGGAAGAATTAGCTAATAGTTTACGTAATGATAATTATGTTAGTATTTCTAAAGTAGATTGTACACAACATCGTAGTGTTTGTGGACaatttgatataaaaggaTATCCAACATTGCTTTGGATTGAAGATGGAAAGAAG GTGGATAAATATGCTGGGCAACGTACTCATGAGGAGCTTAAAGTTTATGTATCAAAAATGCTTGAGAAAGGAAATGACCAAGCTAACATTGAGACTGAAAATTTAGATAGTACAATTCATACTGTACTCACTTTAACTGGTGAAAGCTTTAAACATGGTGTCGAAAACGGCATTTCGTTCGTTAAGTTTTTCGCACCTTGGTGTGGGCATTGTAAACGTTTAGCGCCTATTTGGAAAGATCTTGGAAAAAAATTCTTAACAAACGACAATGTGAAAATAGCAAAAGTAGATTGTACTCTCGATGTAAGTAAAGAATTATGCAATGAACAAGAAGTAGATGGTTTTCCAACTTTGTATTTATATCGTGACGGACTTAAAGTTTCTGAATACAATGGTGCTCGAAATTTAGGCGATCTTACCGAATTTGTACTGAATTATATACAGCCGCATGACGAATTgtga